From the genome of Chiloscyllium punctatum isolate Juve2018m chromosome 13, sChiPun1.3, whole genome shotgun sequence, one region includes:
- the nudt13 gene encoding NAD(P)H pyrophosphatase NUDT13, mitochondrial isoform X1, with product MPIFLRHFTTPAMQISCRLVSSYVSRMRYLLELKEDDEACRKALSSGVFLLFHSFSPLLQRSESKYMAPFVMASELNGILHILDQEEKYKEQSVLIGCTESRVPQFALDLGKIEKARTESVLKGTFVDLRKAFFLLDGKDAPLLSKAQGLLRWHSTHLYCSRTGRRTHKNMSGSKRICSSEEITYYPQVSPVIIVLVSDGAHCLLARQKLFPPGMYSALAGFCDIGETVEDSVQREVAEEVGLNVSSLEYSASQHWPFPNSSLMIACRAMVQPGQNKIDLNHSELEDARWFDAKELTEALKRKRMPTKKEMGDVPFWIPPPWAVAHQLIKEWTESQQPS from the exons ATGCCCATCTTTCTGAGGCATTTCACTACACCGGCCATGCAAATATCCTGCAGATTGGTTTCAAGTTATGTCAGTCGGATGCG CTACTTGCTTGAACTGAAGGAGGATGATGAAGCCTGCCGGAAAGCGCTAAGCTCTGGAGTATTTCTTCTCTTTCACAGTTTCTCACCCCTGTTGCAAAGGAGTGAGAGCAAGTATATGGCACCGTTTGTGATGGCCTCAG AACTGAATGGCATTCTCCACATACTGGATCAGGAGGAGAAGTATAAGGAACAGTCAGTGCTGATTGGCTGTACAGAGAGTCGTGTGCCACAATTTGCCCTAGATCTAG GTAAAATTGAAAAAGCCAGAACCGAATCGGTTCTGAAGGGAACATTTGTTGATTTACGGAAAGCCTTCTTCCTCTTGGATGGAAAGGATGCACCTTTACTGTCAAAG GCACAGGGTCTTCTCCGCTGGCACAGCACACATCTCTATTGCAGTAGAACTGGACGTCGGACACACAAGAATATGTCAGGCAGTAAACGTATCTGTAGCTCAGAAGAAATAACCTACTACCCGCAG GTGTCTCCTGTAATTATTGTGCTGGTGTCTGATGGCGCACACTGCCTGCTGGCACGTCAGAAGTTATTTCCCCCTGGAATGTACAGTGCCCTGGCTGGATTCTGTGATATCG GGGAGACTGTGGAGGACTCAGTGCAACGGGAGGTTGCCGAAGAAGTTGGTTTGAATGTATCCTCCCTAGAGTATTCTGCATCTCAGCACTGGCCCTTTCCCAACAGCTCACTGATGATTGCTTGCCGTGCAATGGTGCAACCAGGGCAGAACAAG ATTGACCTGAACCACTCGGAGCTTGAGGATGCTCGCTGGTTTGATGCTAAGGAGCTAACGGAAGCTTTAAAACGTAAGCGGATGCCCACCAAGAAAGAAATGGGCGATGTTCCATTTTGGATCCCACCACCGTGGGCTGTAGCGCATCAACTAATCAAGGAATGGACCGAAAGTCAGCAGCCATCCTGA
- the nudt13 gene encoding NAD(P)H pyrophosphatase NUDT13, mitochondrial isoform X3 gives MSGSKRICSSEEITYYPQVSPVIIVLVSDGAHCLLARQKLFPPGMYSALAGFCDIGETVEDSVQREVAEEVGLNVSSLEYSASQHWPFPNSSLMIACRAMVQPGQNKIDLNHSELEDARWFDAKELTEALKRKRMPTKKEMGDVPFWIPPPWAVAHQLIKEWTESQQPS, from the exons ATGTCAGGCAGTAAACGTATCTGTAGCTCAGAAGAAATAACCTACTACCCGCAG GTGTCTCCTGTAATTATTGTGCTGGTGTCTGATGGCGCACACTGCCTGCTGGCACGTCAGAAGTTATTTCCCCCTGGAATGTACAGTGCCCTGGCTGGATTCTGTGATATCG GGGAGACTGTGGAGGACTCAGTGCAACGGGAGGTTGCCGAAGAAGTTGGTTTGAATGTATCCTCCCTAGAGTATTCTGCATCTCAGCACTGGCCCTTTCCCAACAGCTCACTGATGATTGCTTGCCGTGCAATGGTGCAACCAGGGCAGAACAAG ATTGACCTGAACCACTCGGAGCTTGAGGATGCTCGCTGGTTTGATGCTAAGGAGCTAACGGAAGCTTTAAAACGTAAGCGGATGCCCACCAAGAAAGAAATGGGCGATGTTCCATTTTGGATCCCACCACCGTGGGCTGTAGCGCATCAACTAATCAAGGAATGGACCGAAAGTCAGCAGCCATCCTGA
- the nudt13 gene encoding NAD(P)H pyrophosphatase NUDT13, mitochondrial isoform X2 — MSVGCELNGILHILDQEEKYKEQSVLIGCTESRVPQFALDLGKIEKARTESVLKGTFVDLRKAFFLLDGKDAPLLSKAQGLLRWHSTHLYCSRTGRRTHKNMSGSKRICSSEEITYYPQVSPVIIVLVSDGAHCLLARQKLFPPGMYSALAGFCDIGETVEDSVQREVAEEVGLNVSSLEYSASQHWPFPNSSLMIACRAMVQPGQNKIDLNHSELEDARWFDAKELTEALKRKRMPTKKEMGDVPFWIPPPWAVAHQLIKEWTESQQPS, encoded by the exons ATGTCAGTCGGATGCG AACTGAATGGCATTCTCCACATACTGGATCAGGAGGAGAAGTATAAGGAACAGTCAGTGCTGATTGGCTGTACAGAGAGTCGTGTGCCACAATTTGCCCTAGATCTAG GTAAAATTGAAAAAGCCAGAACCGAATCGGTTCTGAAGGGAACATTTGTTGATTTACGGAAAGCCTTCTTCCTCTTGGATGGAAAGGATGCACCTTTACTGTCAAAG GCACAGGGTCTTCTCCGCTGGCACAGCACACATCTCTATTGCAGTAGAACTGGACGTCGGACACACAAGAATATGTCAGGCAGTAAACGTATCTGTAGCTCAGAAGAAATAACCTACTACCCGCAG GTGTCTCCTGTAATTATTGTGCTGGTGTCTGATGGCGCACACTGCCTGCTGGCACGTCAGAAGTTATTTCCCCCTGGAATGTACAGTGCCCTGGCTGGATTCTGTGATATCG GGGAGACTGTGGAGGACTCAGTGCAACGGGAGGTTGCCGAAGAAGTTGGTTTGAATGTATCCTCCCTAGAGTATTCTGCATCTCAGCACTGGCCCTTTCCCAACAGCTCACTGATGATTGCTTGCCGTGCAATGGTGCAACCAGGGCAGAACAAG ATTGACCTGAACCACTCGGAGCTTGAGGATGCTCGCTGGTTTGATGCTAAGGAGCTAACGGAAGCTTTAAAACGTAAGCGGATGCCCACCAAGAAAGAAATGGGCGATGTTCCATTTTGGATCCCACCACCGTGGGCTGTAGCGCATCAACTAATCAAGGAATGGACCGAAAGTCAGCAGCCATCCTGA